TTGCTATTGCGAAGGCAGGAAGCTTTCAAACGTTAGCGGGTAGAGTTCATTCTTCATTTGCCATTATTTTTCCGTGTATTGTATATGTATTTATTGGACCTGGTCTTGGTATACCGCGTGCAGGAAGTTTAGCTTTTGAAATGGGTCCAGGGCAGTTACTCCCAGAAGCGGGAAGCGTTGTATTATTGTTTTACACAGTTATTTTCTTTAGTATTGTATATTGGTTAAGTTTATCACCATCTAAATTAATGGGCTTGTTTGGAAAGGTTTTAACACCTTTATTATTATGTATGATTGCCATTATATTTATAAAAAGTATGTTTACATCAGTAGGCAGTTTGAAAGAGTCTGCAGGAAATTATGGACAAGCTCCTATGTTCCAAGGGTTTTTAGACGGATATTTAACGATGGATGCGTTAGCGGCTTTAATATTTGGGATTGTTATTGCAAATGCTTTGCGTGCAAAAGGTATTGAAGATGATAAAGGTTTAGCTAAATATATGAGTATTGCTGGAATCGGGGCAGGACTATTACTATCTGTTATTTATGTCGTCCTCGGATATGTTGGTTCAATTAGTGGCTCGTTGGGGACATTTGATAACGGTGCGCAAGTGTTAGCGCAAGTTATGACGGCATTATTTGGACAAGGTGGAGTAGTTTTATTAGGTCTTATTTTTACTATCGCGTGTTTATGTGTTTCGATTGGACTCGTTACGTCTTGTAGTCAATTTTTCGCTAGTGTATTTCCGAAAGTATCTTATAAAGTTTGGGCGTTTATATTAAGTCTTGTTAGTATGATCTTAGCTAATTTAGGATTAACACAAATTTTAAAAGTATCAGTACCAATTCTCGGATTTATTTATCCCGTTGCACTAACCCTTATTATTTTAGGGTTATTCCATAAGTATATTGGAAAGTATGTATATGTATATTCGGTCACGATTGGAATCGTAGCGTTATTTAGTGCGATTGATATTTTAAATAAAAATGTGATGATGAATAAGTGGACACCAGTATTGAAATACATTCCGTTTTATACAGAAGGTGTTGGATGGATTGTTCCAGCTATTTTCGGTGTTTGTATTGGTGTTATTGTTAGTATTGCTATAAATAAGAAGAAATAAGTAAGAGGTGTTTTCCTATTTCGGAAAACACCTTTCTTTTTTGGAAAAATGGTATCGAACATGAATAGACTAATAGTATGATAAGGGTAATTGGTAATATATAGGTTGATTGAAAAATCGATGATGAGGGGGGAGTATATGAAGGAGGATTTAAACAAGAAAATAGAAGCGCTCGAAACGGCAATTGAAACGATGCAAGAGACACTTTATGAATTGAAAGCGAAGCAAAGAAAAATAGAAGTAGATAAAGTTCAACAAAATGTTAATAAGGAAAAGAAAGAATATATTGAGGCGGTAAGTAATGAAAAGTTACAAGAAGACGTAGTAAAGACGAGGGAATCCATACAAGAGCAAAAGGTGAAACAAGTAGATATATCTGCATTTAAGCCCGCACCATTTAATATTATAAAGTTTTGTCAAACATGGTTACCACGCATATTTGTCGGTATTATGCTACTTGGCGTTATTTGGTTATTTAAAGCAGGAGTAGATGCTGGATTATTAACACCAGCGATACGGGTTGTGTTTGGTATAGTACTATCTGCCGGTTTGTATTACGTAGGAGATATACAAATTAAAAGAGAGCGGCAAGCGTTAGGGTTAGTATTAGCTGGAGGAAGTATTACGGGAATTGTTTTAACAACGTTTGCGGCACATTATTTATATGAGTTTATTCCTGCAAGTATTGCGTTTATCTGTAATATTGTATGGGTTATTTTAGGGATTTATTTAGCGAAAAGATATAGCTCGGAATACCTCGCTATTTTCGTGGCGGTTGGAGCATTTTTTGTTCCTTTCTTGTTAAATAGTACGACTCCTAATACGTATATTTTCTTTAGTTATGAGACTATATTAACAATTAGCCTATTATGGTATGCATTGAGAAACCGTTATAATTACTTGTATATGATTTCTTATGTTGTTGCGGCAATTGTCCTATTTGTCTTCTTTGTTGTTATGTCAATATTGGTAGAGAATGTGCAAGTACAGTTAACGGTTGTATACGGTACAATTCATTTGCTGTTATTTTGGCATATGTTTTCGGAGAGGAATTTTATACAAGAAGCAAGATTGGCGATATTTAGTGCAAATGCAGTTTTCTTTATTTTAGCGATCTCCCAAATTCCTGAATTTACAACGTGGGGATTAGTTATAAGTGCATTTGTGCATGCTGTTATGTTTGTACTTGAATATAGGAAGAATAAACATTCTGTATTTACAAATCTAATATTTGGCTTTGCAATGGGGTCATTTAGTTTAGCGATTTTATACGAGTATAGTTTGGGAAATGCAGCGATCGTATTATTGTTACAAGGTTTCCTCGGTATGGTTACTGCTATTAAAGTAAAGCAAAATATTAAGTTGTATGTAGGTGCAACGATTTATGCGATTGGAATGGTACAGACGATTTTTAGCCCGTTTGATGAGTTCATTTCAGCAGGGTTTGTTGCTCATATTATTTTAATAGGAACGTTCTATTATTGCATGATACAAGCAAAAGAAGTGTTAGCGAGTTTAGGTAAATATGTTTATTCTATAGCGCTCTACTCGTTAATGGTTATTGTATTTATTACAATTACGAGGATCGGTGAAGTTCTTTCTACAGATGGAAGTATAATTAGCGTATCTGTATCATTATTATGGATGGTATATGCTTTATTTGCAGTTTGGTTTGGCCGTAATAGACATATGAACGAAATACTATATGCGGGTTTAGTCGTATTAATAGTGACAGTAGGGAAGTTATTCCTTCTTGACTTACCAGAGGTGTCTATGATGATCAGGGCTGTGTTATTCTTAATCGTTGGTAGTATAGGTATCGTTATTTCAAGAATGTTTTTCTCAAAAGAAGAGAAGTGAGAAGAAGGCAATCCATATCCGGATTGCCTTTTTCATTATTTTTTATTAATCGTTACAGTTTCATTATATTTCGCTGTTGTGTTTTGACGTAGACGAAGTGTTGCCTGTCCAGTTGTATTTGGATCAAGTTGTACGTTCACAATTTTTTCAGCAGATCCTTGGTTATTTGTTATGAAAGAGAATGTACTGCTATATCCGAAAGAAGACGGCCAAGTGCCATTTGTATTTTGAACTTTTGCTACCTGTGTTCCGCCAGTTGTGAAAATACCTAAAGAATAATTATTGTATGTTGTATTTGGTAATAAGTTATTTACTTGAATCTTCATTTGGAATACTTCATTGTTTGGTAGAATGCTAGGGTGCGTAATTACGTAATCACTCGTTGTCACTGCACCGTTATAGCCGTATGAACCTGGTTTGAAAGTATTTGTATTGAACCACTGGTAACCTTGACTTGGTGCGCTCCAAGGTTCTGGTTGTGGTTCTGTTGATAAACTTGGTTGTTCAAATGTTTGTAGAGCTGTAGGTGCATCAAGCTGTAAACCACTTACTTGATCTAAGCTTGTAAATGTTTCTTGCTTCGCTAACCAATTCACTATGTTTTCTAATAGAACAGCATCGTTTTCTTCTTTATAACCATCATAAGTTTTCTTTGTTTGACCTGAGTCTTCGCGAACATATTTTGGCGATGCATCTTCAACAGGAGAAGAATCACCAATAAAGGCTGCTTTTCCAAGACCAACTTTTGCAATAGCAGCATAAGGCCCTTCTGCAACACCACCGCCGTTATAAACGCCGCTATCAACAGCGTTATTCCATTTTGATGGATTTTCTGGAAGATATACAAGACCTTTCGCTAGTTTTGGATTTGTAATCGCAAGAGTAGAACCGGCATGCATTGCTACAGATGAAACGCCAGTTGTAATTCCGAATGATTGCGCAGGTGAGACGATATTTTTAGCTGAAACATCACCAAGTGCATTGTAACGGAAGCGAATACCGAAATTATCGGATAGCCAATCAGAGCTTTCTACTCCTTGCATAGCTTGTGATGTTGTTTCTTCATTAGACATACCCTTTGCTGGATTATCCCATGCCCCGCGTCTATATCCATTAAACACTTCTGAGGAGTCCCAGCGGTTTTTATTACGATCTGCATTATAATGATCGGCAATGAAGAAAATACTGCCACCGTTTTTCACGTATTGTAACATTGCATCTTGCTCAGATTTTTTATAAGGAATATTTGCTTCGGGAACGATAAACACATTGTAATTTTTTAAATCGTCGTATGTAATAGATGTTGATTTACGAAGTTCCTTTACATGATATCCGTTTTGGGCAATGCCGTTTCCGAAATCAGAAAAACCGCCATCAATAACCCAGTCAGCTGTCCCAGCCGTTTGACCGTGCGTATTATCAAATAATACTTTCTTCCCATTGTTTTGGTTTACAACTTTTGCAGCAATTTCAGGAGCGGGGTCTACGGGGCTTTCGGCATAAGTAGACGGAATATAGGCACTGCCTATACTAAGTGTGATTGCTGTTGCTAAAGAAAATTGAATCCATTTTTTATTCTTCATAGAAGAATCCCCCTAATAATAAATATATGTGCTTTAATAATGTAATCTATTTTTTTTAGGAAAGAAAGATAGAAAATATTAAATAGTGTAAAGATAACGTTAATTTAATTGAGAAATATTTATGTGAATAATGAAAAAATCTCTTCCTAGTAAATGAGGAAGAGATCATAGGTTTAACTAATTTTTGAATTAGGTGTTTCATCAATCTTATGAAAACCTTTCATATAATACACGATAGCCAAGCCGATAAGCCAAATTGGACCGACGATTAATGCGATTCGTGTATCTTCTGAATAGGCCATGATACCTAGTACAAGTACAAGGAAGCCGAGTGAGAAATATGAACTTAATGGGTGTAAAGGCATTTTATATGCTAGCTTATCCTTTTTATTAGTCTGTAATCCTTTACGGAATTTAATTTGCGCGACTAATATAATTCCCCAAGTCCAAATTGCACCGAAAGTTGAAATACTAGTTAGCCATGTAAACACTTTTGCAGGAACAAGGTAGTTTAATATAACGCCAACGAGTAAAACGATTGCTGTTGCTATAATTCCTTGACTAGGAATACCGTTTTTATTTAAACGGCCGAATCGTTCAGGAGCTTTCTTTTGTTGTGCTAATGTAAATAGCATACGGCCTGTACTAAACAAACCACCGTTACAAGAAGAAAGAGCAGCTGTTAAAACGACAAAGTTAATAATACCTGCTGCCTTTGCAATACCGATTTGCTGGAACGTTAGTACGAATGGACTGCCTTTCTCACCAAATTCGTTCCAAGGATAAATTGCCATCATAACGAATAGAGCTCCAACGTAGAATAATAAGATTCTCCAAAATACGTTATCAATTGCTTTTGCAAGTGTTTTTTTTGGATTTTGAGCTTCACCAGCTGTAACCCCGATAAGTTCGACTCCTAAATAAGCGAATAATACCATCTGTAAGGAAAGTAGTAATCCAGAGAATCCATTTGGGAACCAGCCTCCGTGCTCCCAAAGATTTGAAATGCCAGTTGCGACGCCTCCGTTTCCAAATCCGAATAAAATAATCCCAGCACCGA
This genomic interval from Bacillus cereus contains the following:
- the brnQ1 gene encoding branched-chain amino acid transport system II carrier protein BrnQ1 encodes the protein MNLLQKKEILLISLMLFSMFFGAGNLIFPPFLGYEAGEHVWISLLGFIMSATGLPILGVIAIAKAGSFQTLAGRVHSSFAIIFPCIVYVFIGPGLGIPRAGSLAFEMGPGQLLPEAGSVVLLFYTVIFFSIVYWLSLSPSKLMGLFGKVLTPLLLCMIAIIFIKSMFTSVGSLKESAGNYGQAPMFQGFLDGYLTMDALAALIFGIVIANALRAKGIEDDKGLAKYMSIAGIGAGLLLSVIYVVLGYVGSISGSLGTFDNGAQVLAQVMTALFGQGGVVLLGLIFTIACLCVSIGLVTSCSQFFASVFPKVSYKVWAFILSLVSMILANLGLTQILKVSVPILGFIYPVALTLIILGLFHKYIGKYVYVYSVTIGIVALFSAIDILNKNVMMNKWTPVLKYIPFYTEGVGWIVPAIFGVCIGVIVSIAINKKK
- a CDS encoding DUF2339 domain-containing protein, with protein sequence MKEDLNKKIEALETAIETMQETLYELKAKQRKIEVDKVQQNVNKEKKEYIEAVSNEKLQEDVVKTRESIQEQKVKQVDISAFKPAPFNIIKFCQTWLPRIFVGIMLLGVIWLFKAGVDAGLLTPAIRVVFGIVLSAGLYYVGDIQIKRERQALGLVLAGGSITGIVLTTFAAHYLYEFIPASIAFICNIVWVILGIYLAKRYSSEYLAIFVAVGAFFVPFLLNSTTPNTYIFFSYETILTISLLWYALRNRYNYLYMISYVVAAIVLFVFFVVMSILVENVQVQLTVVYGTIHLLLFWHMFSERNFIQEARLAIFSANAVFFILAISQIPEFTTWGLVISAFVHAVMFVLEYRKNKHSVFTNLIFGFAMGSFSLAILYEYSLGNAAIVLLLQGFLGMVTAIKVKQNIKLYVGATIYAIGMVQTIFSPFDEFISAGFVAHIILIGTFYYCMIQAKEVLASLGKYVYSIALYSLMVIVFITITRIGEVLSTDGSIISVSVSLLWMVYALFAVWFGRNRHMNEILYAGLVVLIVTVGKLFLLDLPEVSMMIRAVLFLIVGSIGIVISRMFFSKEEK
- a CDS encoding DUF2194 domain-containing protein; amino-acid sequence: MKNKKWIQFSLATAITLSIGSAYIPSTYAESPVDPAPEIAAKVVNQNNGKKVLFDNTHGQTAGTADWVIDGGFSDFGNGIAQNGYHVKELRKSTSITYDDLKNYNVFIVPEANIPYKKSEQDAMLQYVKNGGSIFFIADHYNADRNKNRWDSSEVFNGYRRGAWDNPAKGMSNEETTSQAMQGVESSDWLSDNFGIRFRYNALGDVSAKNIVSPAQSFGITTGVSSVAMHAGSTLAITNPKLAKGLVYLPENPSKWNNAVDSGVYNGGGVAEGPYAAIAKVGLGKAAFIGDSSPVEDASPKYVREDSGQTKKTYDGYKEENDAVLLENIVNWLAKQETFTSLDQVSGLQLDAPTALQTFEQPSLSTEPQPEPWSAPSQGYQWFNTNTFKPGSYGYNGAVTTSDYVITHPSILPNNEVFQMKIQVNNLLPNTTYNNYSLGIFTTGGTQVAKVQNTNGTWPSSFGYSSTFSFITNNQGSAEKIVNVQLDPNTTGQATLRLRQNTTAKYNETVTINKK
- a CDS encoding amino acid permease; the encoded protein is MQQTNKSETLNRGLKERHITLMSLGSAIGVGLFLGSASAIKLAGPSILLGYMIAGLVIFFIMRALGEMAIEQPVAGSFSKYANDYISPLAGYITGWNYWFLWVVTCMAEITAAGIYMQYWFPDIPRWIWALLALLLMSAFNFLSVKVFGELEFWFALIKIVTIICMIVVGAGIILFGFGNGGVATGISNLWEHGGWFPNGFSGLLLSLQMVLFAYLGVELIGVTAGEAQNPKKTLAKAIDNVFWRILLFYVGALFVMMAIYPWNEFGEKGSPFVLTFQQIGIAKAAGIINFVVLTAALSSCNGGLFSTGRMLFTLAQQKKAPERFGRLNKNGIPSQGIIATAIVLLVGVILNYLVPAKVFTWLTSISTFGAIWTWGIILVAQIKFRKGLQTNKKDKLAYKMPLHPLSSYFSLGFLVLVLGIMAYSEDTRIALIVGPIWLIGLAIVYYMKGFHKIDETPNSKIS